The genomic window gtacagtgcgtgagtgcagagttggatggtgagacgtgcattgcatgacgtgcaattttgtttCGTTCTTATCAGGTACATTGTTAaagatattatattgtatattgtaattgtattattttggtaactagcccagtgaacaagcaccaaaccagcgtgcgtgagtgcagagttggagggtgagacgtgcattgcatgacgtgcaattttgtgtcgttcttatcagaataaagctacatgactggtgctacatgttggagttccgtgtcgatgactgattgtacacaacgcaagacgagtactgttacatgggtgtgtgtatgggttagtttgtgtgtgggtgtgtgtgtatgggttagtttgtgtgtgggtgtgtgtgtatgggttagtttgtgtgtgggtgtgtgtgtatgggttagtttgtgtgtgggtgtgtgtatgggttagtttgtgtgtgggtgtgtgtgtgtatgggttagtttgtgtgtgggtgtgtgtatgggttagtttgtgtgtggatgggttagtttgtgtgtgggtgtgtgtgtatgggttagtttgtgtgtgggtgtgtgtatgggttagtttgtgtatggatgtgtgtatgggttagtttgtgtgtggatgtgtgtatgggttagtttgtgtgtgggtgtgtgtgtatgggttagtttgtgtgtgggtgtgtgtatgggttagtttgtgtgtggatgggttagtttgtgtgtggatgtgtgtatgggttagtttgtgtgtgggtgtgtgtgtatgggttagtttgtgtgtgggtgtgtgtatgggttagtttgtgtgtggatgggttagtttgtgtgtggatgtgtgtatgggttagtttgtgtgtggatgtgtgtatgggttagtttgtgtatgggttagtttgtgtgtggatgtgtgacAGAGAAAATCATTTAAAATGTAATTAACCTTGACCGGTAAATAAATAACCTAATCATGACCAATAgaataacacacagtaacaaccttaTGTACTGCAGTGTGTGCATACTGTCCTGTCATGAGATACTTTTGACAAATGACATAGGCCTACTTTCCCAGTATGACCCCTCATACTAGGAAAGACACCGACATTCTTATCAGGAAGAGGATGTTCTTTTGAAATATGTGCCTCTGTCGAACAGCCAAGGAACAACTCTGTCTTTTCATCTTGTTCTATAGTTAATCACAATGTATGAAGTCAGAACGTGCAAGAGCGGCGCGCGCCCGATGCCATTTGTGAAACTATGATAAATTGGTTATGCATTTACACTTATTTACAGTGTAATGATGACAGTTCAAACAGTCCTAAAATGCAACGGAAAGACAGGTCCGATAATATGATTTCTGTTTGTGGACCGTGACAACGGACCTGGGCTCTCGTGACATTTAACGGCAAATGGAAAAGCGTATGTGAATATGCAGTTGAGTTTGTTTTTCCGCGCCCACTAGGTGAAACGAAGGGCACGAGTAAAACCAGGACACGGAACGGACTGGAGCGGCGCAGAATCGAATAAACTCAGGATCTTGAAAGTTGTGGTTATTTCCAACCCTATCGAGTTCGTTTATAACGGACGGTTCATGAATGCTCGAATCTATTAAAGTGGTTAATTCACAGAAAGAAGACCGTGGAGGGTGGGCAGATTTTCAACTGCTATGAGGATTCTCAAATTCTTCATGGGGTACAGATGCAGAACTCTATGAACGCTGCCTGCTGTGTGACGTTGGCTTTGTTTGAAGAAGTTGCATCAAACTGGGTATGTAGAAATGACAGATGCTGAGCTATTTAACCATTTCATTATTTGCCTAATATAAGTTATTTGATTATTAAGTAATAAGAGCTAAGACACTACAGTTCACATAAACGTTTTAAGCTTAGGACAGTTCAACAACACAACCAAGGATGCAGCCTGTCCATGTGGTGATATGTTTCAGTCTTACAGCAGTCttcaataaaggttcaataaaagcACAGATACAGGTCCATTTTGTTAATATGCTCTACTATGCTCTACTACTTCATGCCAAATAACTTAAATTAagcaaataataataatggttttttttttgctcatatttcctggcctggtcccagatctgtttgtggtcTTGCCAACACCTGTCATCATCAACCCAAATATGACAATGAGTGACAAAGAGTTGGCATGATGGCACAGACTGACACAGACAGTTTTCTCCCTCTGTTCTACTCCTGCGTTAATTCTTTCCCCTTTTCCTTCACCACAGTAACTCCCAATCTGGGCCAGACATGTCTGTGATAGTGGGAGAGTGGCGGTTCATAGCCCAGAGGGTCACCAGAAGCATCACATACTACTACACCAGCCGGACACCAGGGGGCAATAAcccatccccctcttctcccaccatctcccccacctcctcccatCTAGACACTCCttttccctcaccctccctctccacccccttgCTCCCAGACTTGCCCTCTCACCACAACGTTTCCTCAGTTCTCACCCCTTCCCCTTTGGATGTAccaaccctctctccatcctcgccctcctcctccccccgtcCCCTCCTCCTGCTTTTCCCGTGGCTGGGCGCCCGACCGGGGGCCATGGCGAAGTACCGGGACCTCTACCTGGAACGCGGCCTGGACATCCTATCTGTGGAGAGCACTGTGTGGCACTTCCTGTGGCCTCGCTGGGGGCTGGAGTACGGGGCTGAGGTCCTGGAGGTCCTGGGAGACCCGCGTTTCAAAGGTCGCCCCCTTCTGGTCCACGCCTTCTCCATCGGCGGGTACACCTTCACCCAGCTGCTCAGCCAGATGGTCAGGGAGCCACACAAGTACCCAGGCCTGGCCCAACGGGTCGTAGGACATGTCTATGACAGCATGGCGGTCGGGTCGCTGGAGCATATGGCTAAaggtgagagaggggaaggaaaggaGGTAGGATTGTCAGTTTGGATTATTACTCTGAGAAAGGAGAGGGATCTGCTACTGAgacggtgtgtgggtgtgtgtatgggttagtttgtgtgtggatgtgtgacAGAGAAAATAATTGGAAATGTAATTAACCTTGAAAataatctgtgtgtgtctgtgtgtgccttaGGCCTGGGTCTGACCCTGTTCCCTCATATCGAGCCCCTGGTGCGATACACTGCTCTGCTCTACTTCTGGCTCTTCAAGTCCCAGACGGTGTACTACTACGACAAGTCAATCCAGGTCTTCTACAACAGCCCCGTCACCGCCCCGGCGCTCTTCTTCTTCTGCGAGAACGACGCGCTGTGCGACCCCGTCGCCATGGAGGCGGTCTTCGACTTCTGGAGGAAGCGGGGCATTGCTGTGGAAACCAGGAAGTGGAAGGAGTCTGTGCACGCTGCTCATCTACGCTGTCACCCAGAGGAGTATCTCTCCACACTGGATAATTTTTTTCACTCGCTCAACATCGCCCCCCCCAGGGCTAAGATGTAGATCATTCAATAAAGCCTGCATACTCATGTGCCAAAACAAATGTTATAACAGATGTTATAACAAAATTATAACATAGTGTAGTCATGTAGCATGTAAACTTTTATCCACAGAAACTTGTTTGCCACATACTCAGCATATGGGTCACGAGGGAATCAAACCCTCAACACACTAGTTTTACTTCCCTGTTGCTATAATAACAACATATCCAATCCTAACTCCTAGCATGTGTTTTGACTGTGCTACGTATTATTATCTATttgtacagatataggatcttaatttgacctgcATTGTCGTAGCAAAATAATGaatgtttagtccataatgtttcTTGATCAGTGTTCAGGCTATTAAAAGTTGGCAACATTAAAAGTGCACTACTGTTAATATAAttgtgttcgtgtgtgttttcagtGAATTTTCTGTGAATGTATGTAAATCACGAAGCTCATCTTAATGTcctggaaaattctcagcaacaggTGTGATCAAATGAAGTTACTATATCTGTATGTGAGCTTACTCAATATTGTCCATGACACAGTCCACATGCACCAGACAAGGCCACAGTCACTATCTTTAAGGTGAAACACATGACAGACACAACTCACTACACGTTGATTTGCAATAATGAATTATTTAGTATttgattgtaattgtttttacatGAGTATATATTCATTCTCAATAGCTGGTGACAGGGTGTacagtgggagagaggaagagagagggagaggaaacatTTTGAAGATGAGAAAGAACTGAAGAGGAGGAATACAGAAAGGAGTGGGAGGGTTTGAAGAAAGGAATGAAATAGAAAAGAAACACAGGAGATAGGGAAGAGATGATATGAGAGAGgtggaaaaaaagagagacaggCT from Oncorhynchus mykiss isolate Arlee chromosome 15, USDA_OmykA_1.1, whole genome shotgun sequence includes these protein-coding regions:
- the LOC110490586 gene encoding transmembrane protein 53; this encodes MSVIVGEWRFIAQRVTRSITYYYTSRTPGGNNPSPSSPTISPTSSHLDTPFPSPSLSTPLLPDLPSHHNVSSVLTPSPLDVPTLSPSSPSSSPRPLLLLFPWLGARPGAMAKYRDLYLERGLDILSVESTVWHFLWPRWGLEYGAEVLEVLGDPRFKGRPLLVHAFSIGGYTFTQLLSQMVREPHKYPGLAQRVVGHVYDSMAVGSLEHMAKGLGLTLFPHIEPLVRYTALLYFWLFKSQTVYYYDKSIQVFYNSPVTAPALFFFCENDALCDPVAMEAVFDFWRKRGIAVETRKWKESVHAAHLRCHPEEYLSTLDNFFHSLNIAPPRAKM